A single window of Agromyces aureus DNA harbors:
- a CDS encoding FadR/GntR family transcriptional regulator produces MESRVGPGAREAVFAQLADAGRAEQVAQRLTDGIVLGVLNPAERLPSEPELARRFGVALITVREGLGILREAGLVETRRGRDGGSFVVADDADHRTILTARLRALAQVELSDMAVYFGAILAGIAERAAERASDADAERLGAWLDASDFTTAAGARTNQGGFFLELAVLSQSARLVREQIRLQAEFGPLLLLGFDDEGERADAAAADRRIVAGVAAHRPSEARTAAGELVTALAGRLLAAKARVERGGGIDED; encoded by the coding sequence ATGGAATCGAGGGTGGGCCCCGGCGCACGCGAAGCCGTGTTCGCCCAGCTCGCCGATGCGGGTCGCGCCGAACAGGTCGCGCAGCGCCTCACCGACGGCATCGTGCTGGGTGTGCTCAACCCGGCCGAACGCCTTCCGAGCGAGCCCGAGCTCGCCCGCCGCTTCGGCGTCGCCCTCATCACCGTGCGCGAGGGCCTCGGCATCCTCCGCGAGGCGGGGCTCGTCGAGACCCGCCGCGGTCGCGACGGCGGCAGCTTCGTCGTGGCCGACGACGCCGACCACCGCACGATCCTCACGGCGCGCCTTCGCGCACTCGCCCAGGTCGAGCTCAGCGACATGGCCGTCTACTTCGGCGCGATCCTCGCGGGCATCGCCGAACGCGCCGCCGAACGCGCCTCCGACGCCGACGCCGAGCGCCTCGGCGCCTGGCTCGACGCCTCCGACTTCACGACCGCCGCCGGCGCCCGCACCAACCAGGGCGGGTTCTTCCTCGAGCTCGCCGTGCTCAGCCAGTCGGCCAGGCTCGTGCGCGAGCAGATCCGCCTGCAGGCCGAGTTCGGTCCGCTGCTGCTGCTCGGCTTCGACGACGAGGGCGAGCGAGCGGATGCCGCGGCCGCCGACCGACGCATCGTCGCCGGCGTCGCCGCCCACCGCCCGAGCGAGGCGCGCACGGCCGCAGGCGAGCTCGTGACCGCCCTCGCCGGGCGACTGCTCGCCGCCAAGGCACGGGTCGAACGCGGAGGAGGCATCGATGAGGACTGA
- a CDS encoding CaiB/BaiF CoA transferase family protein, whose translation MANEQRSSATTGVLTGIRVADFSRVLAGPYATMMLADFGADVVKIEPPAGDDTRHWTPPVDANGQATYFGSVNRNKRSVALDLTDAAGLAEARRLAATADVVIENFRPGVMARFGLAYDDVRQLNPGVVYCSITGFGAGPGAALAGYDLLVQAVGGLMSITGEPDGDPAKAGVALVDVLTGQNALAGILLALRERDRTGHGQQVELDLLGSLLSALTNQAASTLATGSPPRRLGNAHPSIAPYAVFHAADRELVIAVGNDKQFRALAGVLGEPALADDVRFAANGARVGHRHELTEIIEARLAAASAAHWITMLEPAGVPAGLVNDIAEAIAFAEALGLEPVAETGTASRSVANPIRLTATPATYRTPPPSLDEHVGADWHPLDAPAPKGPHA comes from the coding sequence ATGGCGAACGAGCAGCGCAGCAGCGCGACGACGGGCGTGCTCACCGGCATCCGCGTCGCCGACTTCTCGCGCGTGCTCGCCGGGCCGTACGCCACCATGATGCTCGCCGACTTCGGCGCCGACGTCGTGAAGATCGAACCACCGGCCGGCGACGACACCCGGCACTGGACCCCGCCCGTCGACGCGAACGGGCAGGCCACCTACTTCGGCAGCGTCAACCGCAACAAGCGCTCGGTCGCACTCGACCTGACGGATGCCGCGGGGCTGGCCGAGGCTCGTCGGCTCGCGGCCACCGCCGACGTCGTGATCGAGAACTTCCGGCCCGGCGTCATGGCCAGGTTCGGACTCGCCTACGACGACGTGCGCCAGCTCAACCCCGGGGTCGTCTACTGCTCGATCACGGGCTTCGGCGCAGGGCCCGGCGCAGCCCTCGCCGGGTACGACCTGCTCGTGCAGGCCGTCGGCGGGCTCATGTCGATCACCGGAGAGCCCGACGGCGACCCCGCCAAGGCGGGCGTCGCGCTCGTCGACGTGCTCACCGGGCAGAACGCGCTCGCCGGCATCCTGCTCGCCCTGCGCGAGCGCGACCGCACCGGGCATGGCCAGCAGGTCGAGCTCGACCTGCTCGGCAGCCTGCTCTCGGCGCTCACCAACCAGGCAGCGTCGACGCTCGCCACCGGCTCGCCGCCCCGCCGCCTCGGCAACGCGCACCCGAGCATCGCGCCCTACGCGGTGTTCCACGCCGCCGACCGCGAACTCGTGATCGCCGTCGGCAACGACAAGCAGTTCCGGGCGCTCGCGGGCGTGCTGGGCGAGCCCGCGCTCGCCGATGACGTGCGCTTCGCCGCGAACGGCGCTCGCGTCGGGCATCGCCACGAGCTGACCGAGATCATCGAGGCGCGCCTCGCCGCGGCATCCGCTGCGCACTGGATCACCATGCTCGAGCCCGCCGGCGTGCCCGCTGGACTCGTGAACGACATCGCCGAGGCCATCGCGTTCGCCGAGGCGCTCGGGCTCGAACCCGTCGCCGAGACCGGCACGGCGAGCCGCTCGGTCGCGAACCCGATCCGCCTCACCGCGACCCCCGCGACCTACCGCACGCCACCGCCCTCGCTCGACGAGCATGTCGGCGCCGACTGGCATCCGCTCGACGCACCAGCCCCGAAAGGACCGCACGCATGA
- a CDS encoding cache domain-containing protein has product MRTEQPTPAAALDAAVAVSRLFAEVFEQLAAWRSPIEQAIAPGIREIASDTAVGEVRPAELDQVVAGLVLPLLVEPEPRYVGAGFIADGEIVRGRDVHFAWWLGPLADNPVLGSTDAPTRLDLSTRGYTEYLRDFRSLEWYRIPSTTRQAHVTGPYVDHLCTCDYLLTLTMPVHAPDGERMVGVVGADITVRRLEAELLAGFLAAETPLALVNADARVVLSTEPALQVGQLAGDAATTIACEGTPFRVLVAPSAAARP; this is encoded by the coding sequence ATGAGGACTGAGCAGCCCACGCCCGCCGCGGCACTCGACGCCGCGGTCGCCGTGTCGCGCCTGTTCGCCGAGGTGTTCGAGCAGCTCGCCGCCTGGCGGTCGCCGATCGAGCAGGCGATCGCCCCCGGCATCCGCGAGATCGCGAGCGACACCGCGGTCGGCGAGGTGCGCCCCGCCGAACTCGACCAGGTCGTCGCGGGCCTCGTGCTGCCCCTGCTCGTCGAGCCGGAGCCTCGCTACGTCGGCGCCGGGTTCATCGCCGACGGCGAGATCGTGCGCGGACGCGACGTGCACTTCGCCTGGTGGCTCGGCCCGCTCGCCGACAACCCGGTGCTCGGCTCGACCGACGCGCCCACCAGGCTCGACCTCTCGACGCGCGGCTACACCGAGTACCTGCGCGACTTCCGGTCGCTCGAGTGGTACCGCATCCCCTCGACCACGCGGCAGGCGCACGTCACGGGGCCGTACGTCGATCACCTCTGCACGTGCGACTACCTGCTCACGCTCACGATGCCGGTGCACGCGCCCGACGGCGAGCGCATGGTCGGCGTGGTGGGCGCCGACATCACCGTTCGCCGGCTCGAGGCCGAGCTGCTCGCCGGATTCCTCGCGGCCGAGACCCCGCTCGCCCTCGTGAACGCCGACGCGCGGGTCGTGCTGTCGACCGAACCCGCGCTCCAGGTCGGACAGCTCGCGGGCGACGCGGCGACGACGATCGCGTGCGAGGGCACCCCGTTCCGGGTGCTCGTCGCGCCCTCGGCGGCGGCCCGCCCGTAG
- a CDS encoding amino acid ABC transporter substrate-binding protein produces MSRVRSILGLAAASAAVLALAACSSGTPAASENAADNEFGLVKAGTLTVATEGTYRPFSYHDEGTGDLVGYDVEIAQAVADELGLKVEFQETQWDAIFAGLEAGRFDVIANQVSINPEREESYLFSTPYTVSPSVVVVNEGDTSISSFEDLAGKTTAQSLTSNFYELATEAGANVEAVEGWAQAVALLEQGRVDATVNDKLTFLDYLKTNPDAKLEVVAETDPSESALAFTKDKTALVKAVDEALAKLKDDGTLAEIGQKYFGADVSE; encoded by the coding sequence ATGTCACGTGTCCGCAGCATCCTCGGCCTCGCCGCCGCATCCGCAGCCGTCCTGGCCCTCGCAGCCTGCTCGAGCGGCACGCCCGCTGCGAGCGAGAACGCGGCCGACAACGAGTTCGGACTCGTGAAGGCGGGCACGCTCACGGTCGCGACCGAGGGCACGTACCGTCCGTTCAGCTACCACGACGAGGGCACCGGCGACCTCGTCGGCTACGACGTCGAGATCGCCCAGGCCGTCGCCGACGAGCTGGGCCTGAAGGTCGAGTTCCAGGAGACCCAGTGGGATGCGATCTTCGCGGGCCTCGAGGCGGGCCGGTTCGACGTCATCGCGAACCAGGTCTCGATCAACCCCGAGCGTGAAGAGAGCTACCTCTTCTCGACGCCGTACACGGTGTCGCCGAGCGTCGTGGTCGTGAACGAGGGCGACACGTCGATCTCGAGCTTCGAAGACCTCGCGGGAAAGACCACCGCGCAGTCGCTGACGAGCAACTTCTACGAGCTCGCGACCGAGGCCGGCGCGAACGTCGAGGCCGTCGAGGGCTGGGCCCAGGCCGTCGCGCTGCTCGAGCAGGGCCGCGTCGACGCGACCGTCAACGACAAGCTGACCTTCCTCGACTATCTGAAGACCAACCCCGACGCGAAGCTCGAGGTCGTCGCCGAGACCGACCCCAGCGAGAGCGCCCTCGCGTTCACGAAGGACAAGACGGCACTCGTGAAGGCCGTCGACGAGGCCCTCGCGAAGCTCAAGGACGACGGCACGCTCGCCGAGATCGGCCAGAAGTACTTCGGCGCCGACGTCTCGGAGTAG
- a CDS encoding amino acid ABC transporter permease, which produces MDSSGWQLFLDSFWPIVWGGLSGTIPLALSSFAIGLVLALGVALARISKNRVLSGAARFFISVIRGTPLLVQLFVIFYGLPAIGLVIDPWPSAIIAFSLNVGGYGAEIIRAAILSVPKGQWEAGYTIGMSSGTTLRRIILPQAARVSVPPLSNTFISLVKDTSLASLILVTELFRVSQQIAAFSQEFMLLYLEAALVYWLFCLVLSSGQTVIERRLDRYVAV; this is translated from the coding sequence GTGGATTCCTCGGGCTGGCAACTGTTCCTCGACTCCTTCTGGCCGATCGTCTGGGGCGGGTTGAGCGGCACGATCCCGCTCGCCCTGTCGTCGTTCGCCATCGGCCTCGTGCTGGCCCTCGGCGTCGCGCTCGCGCGCATCTCGAAGAACCGCGTGCTCTCGGGGGCGGCGCGCTTCTTCATCTCGGTGATCCGCGGCACGCCGCTGCTCGTGCAGCTATTCGTGATCTTCTACGGCCTGCCCGCGATCGGGCTCGTCATCGACCCGTGGCCGAGCGCGATCATCGCGTTCTCGCTGAACGTCGGCGGCTACGGTGCCGAGATCATCAGGGCGGCGATCCTCTCGGTGCCGAAGGGGCAGTGGGAGGCCGGCTACACGATCGGCATGTCGTCCGGCACGACGCTGCGCCGCATCATTCTGCCGCAGGCCGCCCGCGTGTCGGTGCCGCCGCTGTCGAACACGTTCATCTCGCTCGTGAAGGACACCTCGCTCGCGTCGCTGATCCTCGTGACCGAGCTGTTCCGCGTCTCGCAGCAGATCGCGGCGTTCAGCCAGGAGTTCATGCTGCTCTACCTCGAGGCCGCACTCGTGTACTGGCTGTTCTGCCTCGTGCTGTCGAGCGGGCAGACCGTCATCGAGCGGAGGCTCGACCGCTATGTCGCCGTCTGA
- a CDS encoding acyl-CoA dehydrogenase family protein — translation MTATAPRIDSVFDLDALLTEEEREWQQRARAIAQEQIAPIIEDDFEHKHFRRELIKVLGDAGLLGMHLQGYGCAGAGAVAYGLVCLELEAADSGWRTFVSVQGSLAMSAIHKYGSEEQKQRWLPGMAAGDLVGCFALTEPQGGSDPAAMTTTARREGDEWVIDGAKRWIGLASLADVAVVWARVDDPSGAFGEGAAAVRGFLVPTSTAGFTATPIDGKLSMRASVQCDVDLDGVRVPADALLPGAAGLSGPFGCLNEARYGIVWGAMGAARSCLESALERSITREVFGKPIGANQLTQAKLADMFVEVEKGVLLALHLGRLKERGALTPAQISVGKLNSVREALEIAHQARSILAGDGITNAFPVMRHAANLESVRTYEGTDEIHQLVIGRALTGIAAF, via the coding sequence ATGACCGCCACCGCACCCCGCATCGACTCGGTGTTCGACCTCGACGCCCTGCTCACCGAGGAGGAGCGCGAGTGGCAGCAGCGCGCCCGTGCCATCGCGCAGGAGCAGATCGCGCCGATCATCGAGGACGACTTCGAGCACAAGCACTTCCGCCGTGAGCTCATCAAGGTGCTCGGCGACGCGGGCCTGCTCGGCATGCACCTGCAGGGCTACGGATGCGCCGGCGCGGGCGCGGTGGCCTACGGGCTCGTCTGCCTCGAACTCGAGGCCGCCGACAGCGGCTGGCGCACCTTCGTGTCGGTGCAGGGCTCGCTCGCGATGAGCGCGATCCACAAGTACGGATCCGAGGAGCAGAAGCAGCGGTGGCTGCCCGGCATGGCCGCGGGCGACCTCGTCGGGTGCTTCGCGCTGACCGAGCCGCAGGGCGGCAGCGACCCCGCGGCGATGACGACCACCGCGCGCCGCGAGGGCGACGAGTGGGTCATCGACGGCGCCAAGCGCTGGATCGGCCTCGCGTCGCTCGCCGACGTCGCCGTCGTGTGGGCGCGCGTCGACGACCCCAGCGGCGCATTCGGCGAGGGCGCCGCCGCCGTGCGCGGCTTCCTCGTGCCGACCTCGACGGCGGGCTTCACGGCGACCCCCATCGACGGCAAGCTCTCGATGCGCGCCTCGGTGCAGTGCGACGTCGACCTCGACGGCGTGCGGGTGCCCGCCGACGCGTTGCTGCCGGGGGCAGCCGGCCTCTCGGGTCCGTTCGGCTGCCTCAACGAGGCGCGGTACGGCATCGTCTGGGGTGCGATGGGCGCCGCGCGTTCGTGCCTCGAGTCGGCGCTCGAGCGCTCGATCACGCGCGAGGTGTTCGGCAAGCCGATCGGCGCGAACCAGCTCACCCAGGCCAAGCTCGCCGACATGTTCGTCGAGGTCGAGAAGGGCGTGCTGCTCGCGCTGCACCTCGGGCGCCTCAAGGAGCGCGGCGCCCTGACGCCCGCCCAGATCTCGGTCGGCAAGCTGAACAGCGTGCGCGAGGCGCTCGAGATCGCCCATCAGGCGCGCTCGATCCTCGCGGGCGACGGCATCACGAACGCGTTCCCCGTGATGCGGCACGCGGCCAACCTCGAGTCGGTGCGCACCTACGAGGGCACCGACGAGATCCACCAGCTCGTCATCGGCCGTGCGCTCACGGGCATCGCCGCGTTCTAG
- a CDS encoding NAD-dependent succinate-semialdehyde dehydrogenase, protein MSYAVINPATGETVESYDTISDEALQAAIAKATETHRAWSKNTTVAERAALIRRVAELHNERAQELGAIIVREMGKPIEQAVGEVEFAAAIYEYYADHAESLLADEQIELLAGEGSALIRRSSLGPLLGIMPWNFPYYQVARFAGPNLIIGNTILLKHAEQCPASAAAMEQIFLDAGFPEGAYVNLYASHDQIETVIADPRVQGVSLTGSERAGAAIAEIAGRHLKKVVLELGGSDPFVLLSTDDLDATVEAAVFARVDNNGQACNAAKRFIVVEELYQPFLDKFTAAMNAVTEGDPAAEGTALGPLSSAKAADGLADQVARAVAQGATLHSGGTRNGNYYSATILTDVKPGSDAFHEEFFGPVAQVFKVADEDAAVELANDTPFGLGSYVYTTDSEQALRVADKIEAGMVFVNVVGADGAELPFGGIKRSGSGRELGRFGADEFVNKKMIRIG, encoded by the coding sequence ATGAGCTATGCCGTGATCAACCCCGCCACCGGCGAGACGGTCGAGTCCTACGACACGATCTCCGACGAGGCGCTGCAGGCCGCCATCGCGAAGGCGACCGAGACGCACCGCGCCTGGTCGAAGAACACGACCGTCGCCGAGCGCGCCGCCCTCATCCGCCGCGTCGCCGAACTGCACAACGAGCGCGCCCAGGAGCTCGGCGCGATCATCGTCCGTGAGATGGGCAAGCCCATCGAGCAGGCCGTCGGCGAGGTCGAGTTCGCCGCCGCGATCTACGAGTACTACGCCGACCACGCCGAGTCGCTGCTCGCCGACGAGCAGATCGAGCTCCTCGCGGGCGAGGGTTCGGCCCTCATCCGCCGCTCGTCGCTCGGCCCGCTGCTCGGCATCATGCCGTGGAACTTCCCGTACTACCAGGTGGCCCGCTTCGCCGGCCCGAACCTCATCATCGGCAACACGATCCTGCTGAAGCACGCCGAGCAGTGCCCCGCGTCGGCCGCCGCGATGGAGCAGATCTTCCTCGACGCCGGCTTCCCCGAGGGCGCCTACGTCAACCTCTACGCCTCGCACGACCAGATCGAGACCGTCATCGCCGACCCGCGCGTGCAGGGCGTCTCGCTCACGGGCTCCGAGCGCGCGGGGGCCGCGATCGCCGAGATCGCCGGCCGTCACCTGAAGAAGGTCGTGCTCGAGCTCGGCGGCTCCGACCCCTTCGTGCTGCTCTCGACCGACGACCTCGACGCGACCGTCGAGGCGGCCGTGTTCGCGCGCGTCGACAACAACGGCCAGGCCTGCAACGCGGCCAAGCGCTTCATCGTCGTCGAAGAGCTGTACCAGCCGTTCCTCGACAAGTTCACGGCCGCGATGAACGCCGTCACCGAGGGCGACCCGGCCGCCGAGGGCACTGCACTCGGCCCGCTCTCGTCGGCGAAGGCCGCCGACGGCCTCGCCGACCAGGTGGCCCGCGCCGTCGCGCAGGGCGCCACGCTGCACTCGGGCGGCACGCGCAACGGCAACTACTACTCGGCCACGATCCTCACCGACGTCAAGCCCGGCTCCGACGCGTTCCACGAGGAGTTCTTCGGCCCCGTCGCGCAGGTCTTCAAGGTCGCCGACGAAGACGCCGCGGTCGAGCTCGCGAACGACACCCCGTTCGGCCTCGGCTCGTACGTCTACACGACCGATTCCGAGCAGGCGCTGCGCGTCGCCGACAAGATCGAGGCCGGCATGGTCTTCGTCAACGTCGTCGGGGCCGACGGCGCCGAGCTGCCCTTCGGCGGCATCAAGCGCTCGGGCTCGGGCCGCGAGCTCGGCCGCTTCGGCGCCGACGAGTTCGTCAACAAGAAGATGATCCGCATCGGCTGA